A genomic stretch from Edaphobacter aggregans includes:
- a CDS encoding OmpA family protein, whose product MAASIVESVMSFLGPQVAGQVASQLGESTETVQRGLQASSAAMLSGIAAKADEPGFLSQIFGLITNPANSAGALSSLTSGLGSPVTGAGSPLGELGSRFLSSIFGARQSTIADAIGQTSGLPSSKAMSLLTMAAPLVLGALGNHVRENGLSASGLANSIKSEASGLQRFLPAGLLSSLTAAPAYVANQTAKAAGAANRWLWPVILLAILLLGVLWFFNRAKAPVTETVQNAANSASSAVSALGDFFKTKLPNGVELNIPQFGIENKLLTFIQDTSKPVDPNTWFNFDRLLFDTGKATLQPSSQEQLDNIANILKAYPNVHVKIGGYTDNTGDPSANMTLSSERAKNVMDALVSSGIDPSRLTSEGYGDQYPVGDNSTEEGRAKNRRIALRVTEK is encoded by the coding sequence ATGGCAGCGTCTATTGTCGAAAGCGTGATGAGCTTTTTGGGGCCCCAGGTTGCCGGCCAAGTGGCCTCGCAACTCGGAGAATCCACCGAGACTGTCCAACGCGGCCTTCAAGCCAGCTCTGCCGCTATGCTATCCGGCATTGCCGCCAAGGCTGATGAGCCCGGTTTCCTTAGCCAGATCTTCGGTCTTATTACCAATCCTGCCAACAGTGCTGGCGCTCTCTCCAGCCTTACCTCCGGCCTGGGCTCTCCTGTCACTGGCGCTGGTTCGCCCCTCGGCGAGCTTGGGAGCCGCTTTCTCTCCAGCATCTTCGGGGCTCGCCAGTCCACGATAGCGGATGCCATCGGCCAGACCTCCGGCCTCCCCAGCAGTAAAGCGATGAGTCTCCTCACTATGGCTGCCCCGCTCGTTCTTGGCGCTCTGGGGAATCACGTCCGCGAAAACGGCCTCAGCGCCAGCGGTCTGGCAAACTCAATCAAGAGCGAGGCTTCCGGTCTGCAGCGATTCTTACCGGCCGGGTTGCTCTCCTCGCTAACTGCCGCACCAGCCTACGTGGCGAACCAGACCGCGAAGGCTGCTGGCGCCGCCAATCGATGGCTCTGGCCCGTCATCCTGCTTGCCATACTTCTGCTCGGCGTCCTGTGGTTCTTCAACCGAGCGAAGGCCCCTGTCACTGAAACCGTGCAAAACGCCGCCAACTCTGCGAGCTCCGCCGTGTCCGCGCTCGGCGACTTCTTCAAGACCAAACTGCCCAACGGTGTCGAACTTAATATTCCTCAGTTCGGCATCGAGAACAAGCTCCTCACCTTCATTCAGGACACCTCCAAGCCGGTTGACCCTAACACTTGGTTCAACTTTGACCGTCTCCTCTTTGACACAGGCAAAGCTACCCTTCAGCCCTCATCGCAAGAGCAGCTGGACAATATCGCCAACATTCTCAAGGCCTACCCCAACGTTCACGTCAAGATCGGTGGCTACACCGACAACACCGGTGATCCCTCGGCGAACATGACTCTCTCCTCAGAACGCGCCAAGAACGTTATGGACGCGCTTGTCTCCTCTGGGATTGACCCCTCAAGGCTCACCTCCGAAGGCTACGGCGACCAGTATCCCGTAGGCGATAACTCGACTGAGGAGGGCCGTGCCAAGAACCGGCGCATCGCTCTCCGCGTTACTGAGAAATAG